In Calonectris borealis chromosome 29, bCalBor7.hap1.2, whole genome shotgun sequence, one genomic interval encodes:
- the S100A13 gene encoding protein S100-A13, with translation MATGELTELETAIEKIVTVFFTYAGKEGKKGTLTASEFKELVQLQLPNLMKDVPSLEEKMSELDVNNDEELKFGEYWRLIGELAKAVRREKAGKK, from the exons ATGGCCACGGGCGAGCTGACCGAGCTGGAGACTGCCATCGAGAAGATCGTCACCGTCTTCTTCACCTACGCGGGGAAGGAGGGCAAGAAGGGCACGCTGACGGCCAGCGAGTTCAAGGAACTCGTCCAGCTCCAGCTGCCCAACCTGATGAAG GACGTCCCCTCCCTGGAGGAGAAGATGAGCGAGCTGGATGTGAACAACGACGAGGAGCTGAAATTCGGCGAGTACTGGCGGCTGATCGGGGAGCTGGCGAAGGCCGTGCGGAGGGAGAAAGCGGGGAAGAAGTGA
- the S100A1 gene encoding protein S100-A1 isoform X1 produces the protein MRRLRPAPGSPVPTPHPSHQLTGEELASWSPIRPVPLPGVTGETGTGLPPSPTSGDRDGLLGNRWARAMASQLEGAMETLINVFHHYSGKEGDKYKLSKKELKELLQSELGCFLETQKDTGAVEKIMQDLDENGDGEVDFQEYVVLVAALTVACNTFFWENA, from the exons ATGAGGAGGCTCCGGCCGGCACCGGGCAGCCCGGTCCCCACCCCGCACCCGTCACACCAGCTCACAGGGGAGGAATTGGCTTCCTGGAGCCCCATCCGgcccgtccccctccccggggtgacGGGGGAGACGGGGACGGGACTTCCGCCGAGCCCCACGTCAGGGGACCGAGATGGTCTCTTGGGAAACCGCTGGG ccagagccaTGGCGTCACAGCTGGAAGGGGCCATGGAGACGCTCATCAACGTCTTTCACCACTACTCGGGCAAAGAAGGGGACAAGTACAAGCTGAGCAAGaaggagctgaaggagctgctgcagagcgAGCTGGGCTGCTTCCTGGAG ACCCAGAAGGACACGGGTGCCGTGGAGAAGATCATGCAGGACCTGGATGAGAACGGCGACGGGGAGGTGGACTTCCAGGAGTACGTGGTCCTAGTGGCCGCCCTCACTGTGGCCTGCAACACCTTCTTCTGGGAGAATGCCTGA
- the S100A1 gene encoding protein S100-A1 isoform X2: MASQLEGAMETLINVFHHYSGKEGDKYKLSKKELKELLQSELGCFLETQKDTGAVEKIMQDLDENGDGEVDFQEYVVLVAALTVACNTFFWENA; this comes from the exons aTGGCGTCACAGCTGGAAGGGGCCATGGAGACGCTCATCAACGTCTTTCACCACTACTCGGGCAAAGAAGGGGACAAGTACAAGCTGAGCAAGaaggagctgaaggagctgctgcagagcgAGCTGGGCTGCTTCCTGGAG ACCCAGAAGGACACGGGTGCCGTGGAGAAGATCATGCAGGACCTGGATGAGAACGGCGACGGGGAGGTGGACTTCCAGGAGTACGTGGTCCTAGTGGCCGCCCTCACTGTGGCCTGCAACACCTTCTTCTGGGAGAATGCCTGA